A single Lusitaniella coriacea LEGE 07157 DNA region contains:
- a CDS encoding trifunctional serine/threonine-protein kinase/ATP-binding protein/sensor histidine kinase codes for MSVLPGYQIAETLHISAQKIIHRGLRESDRVPVVIKALKAEYPSLDAIARIQYEYQIAANLHVEGIVQALGLEKYQNGYALILEDIGGKSLKQIFTTKPPSIIEVLKIAVKVVQALGQLHQHRIIHKDIKPSNIIFNPITEQVKISDFSIATYLTRGVRQPDAKMQLEGTLAYMPPEQTGRIDCPLDYRSDFYSLGVTLYEMLTGQLPFDAIEPLELIHCHIAVLPVPPHQINTAIPEVVSNIVMKLLAKNAEDRYQSALGLKIDLEQCLHQLQECGQVENFIIGGRDRSSQFLIPQKLYGREEEVATLLQAFARVSQESSELSDQSFTSSSRRPVTPSFQTPSQSELVLISGYSGVGKSAIVNEIRKPIAAARGYFIAGKFDQFQRDIPYSAIVQAFGSLIRQLLTEPAEKIALWQEKLRSRLGDNGQVIAEVIPEVELIIGTQPSILQLGATETQNRFNQVFQNFVRTFAQPEHPLVLFLDDLQWADLASLKLLQLLMTDSDSQSLLAIGAYRDNEVSATHPFIQTLEKLEENRAIVRQLILQPLKLEHVSQLISDTLHCHPDNCQAAHCQPERQKQLIELLFHQTGGNPFFLTQLLQTLHDEKVFTFDFNTDSWQWEIEKIHALGITNQNIVELVNRSLKKLSPKTQNALKLSACIGNSFNLGTLATIYKKSPADTAKELWEAIQAGLIIPLSGASKTTSITEEINLTPTRQTTNSTELTIAYKFIHDRVQQAAYSLISDTEKTQLHLKIGQLLLADTPSEAIEENIFDIVNQLNIGMQLISNLTEKNELAKLNLIAGKKAKASSAYEAALKYLRIGLSLLSELSWEMHYTLTYNLYIELLEAEYINTNVEEFSHLSEIAMSNTKNILDKSKIYELRISHYFTQNQIQQSLDSGLEALDLLGMTIPKHPSIPRIFLEFMKVKFLKGHKKIEDLSSLSKMKDSHKIKAINILKSIIPATFTTDPKLFLLVTFKMTYLSLKHGNAILSCCGYSCLGLVYCAVFANPEKGYRYGELSLNLLEKFQTKETKSFLYATFNMFVCHWKEPISKNLEGFLKGVEIGQVLGDIENTCHCAVFYCSYLFLSGNSLKFVREKQSVLTVMIEKYKQNFQLNQAQLWSQVTLNLQGESSCPSILSGEKFNKEEILPLLIETKDNMGIFSTHLAELFLAYTFKDYDRALKKATLAEQHEQGSMGTAYIPVFKFFYSLALLALYPTASKREQKKYLKKVTANQKQMKHWANHCSVNYKHKYELVEAEKARILGQTEKAAKLYDRAIKSANSSGYTQEEALANELAAEFYFSRGMDKFARMYLHDAYHGYLRWGAQAKVDDLELRYPEWLFLFLTEETQADEEMIFQRTATTTMSRNGSSALELATVMKATQAISGEIVLDKLLNQLMQISIENAGAQKGLLFLIQDNSLIVAAEVEVEREEEIDLPFIPISMYSNAPISLINYVHRTQEEVVLNQATTEGLFTNDPYITQYQPQSILGLPIFYQGKLISILYLENRLTQGAFTRDRLELLYLLATQAAISIENSLLYTSLEEKVATRTQELNVKNKHLEQTLSELQQTQLQLIQSEKMSSLGQLVAGIAHEVNNPVNFIYGNLTHVDEYTRDLLNLVDLYQQYYSQPIEEIQDEIEEMELEFLVEDLPKVLNSMKIGATRIKEIVQSLRNFSRLDESEMKAVDIHEGLESTLLILRSRLKTKPSHLTIEVIQEYDELPLVECYAGALNQVFLNVLINAIDALEEAIVQSEIPNPQIRICTEVVNDNQITIRIADNGIGMTEEVKRKLFDPFFTTKPIGQGTGMGMSISYKIVVEKHCGKFKCISTPSQGTEFVIQIPIQQHL; via the coding sequence ATGAGTGTACTGCCCGGTTATCAAATAGCAGAAACCCTTCACATCAGCGCTCAAAAAATTATTCATCGGGGTTTAAGGGAGAGCGATCGCGTACCCGTCGTGATTAAAGCACTTAAAGCTGAATATCCATCTCTTGACGCGATCGCACGCATCCAATACGAATACCAGATCGCCGCAAATCTTCACGTTGAAGGGATCGTTCAAGCCCTAGGTTTAGAGAAATATCAGAACGGCTATGCGCTGATCCTAGAAGATATTGGCGGCAAATCTCTCAAACAAATCTTTACAACCAAACCTCCTTCAATCATTGAAGTATTGAAGATTGCGGTAAAAGTCGTGCAAGCTCTCGGACAACTGCACCAACACCGGATTATCCACAAAGATATCAAACCCTCCAATATCATCTTCAACCCCATCACAGAGCAAGTCAAAATCTCTGACTTTAGCATTGCAACCTATTTAACAAGAGGCGTTCGACAACCCGATGCAAAGATGCAACTGGAGGGAACGCTGGCGTATATGCCCCCAGAACAAACCGGACGAATTGATTGTCCCCTAGACTACCGCAGCGACTTCTATTCCCTAGGGGTAACTCTATACGAAATGTTAACGGGTCAGTTGCCCTTTGACGCGATCGAACCCCTGGAATTAATTCACTGTCACATCGCCGTTTTACCCGTCCCTCCCCATCAAATCAACACAGCCATTCCAGAAGTCGTATCGAACATTGTGATGAAACTGCTGGCTAAAAATGCAGAAGACCGATATCAAAGCGCATTGGGACTCAAGATCGACCTAGAACAGTGTTTGCATCAATTGCAAGAATGCGGGCAGGTTGAGAACTTTATTATCGGGGGGCGCGATCGTTCCAGTCAATTTCTCATTCCTCAAAAACTCTATGGACGAGAGGAAGAAGTAGCAACCCTATTGCAAGCATTTGCAAGAGTCTCGCAAGAAAGTTCGGAACTCAGCGACCAATCCTTCACCTCGTCATCCCGTCGCCCCGTCACCCCATCTTTCCAAACCCCTTCGCAAAGCGAATTAGTACTTATTTCAGGTTACTCTGGCGTTGGAAAAAGCGCGATCGTCAACGAAATTCGCAAACCCATCGCCGCAGCACGAGGATATTTTATCGCAGGTAAATTCGACCAATTTCAACGCGATATTCCCTATTCAGCAATCGTTCAAGCCTTTGGTTCCTTAATTCGGCAACTCTTAACCGAACCCGCAGAAAAAATTGCCCTCTGGCAAGAAAAACTACGATCGCGCCTGGGGGACAACGGACAAGTTATCGCAGAAGTCATCCCCGAAGTCGAACTGATTATCGGCACTCAACCCTCCATACTCCAACTAGGTGCAACCGAAACACAAAACCGCTTTAATCAAGTCTTCCAAAACTTTGTTCGGACTTTTGCACAACCCGAACATCCCCTCGTACTCTTTCTAGACGATCTCCAGTGGGCAGATTTAGCCTCTTTGAAACTCCTCCAACTCTTAATGACTGACTCAGACAGTCAATCTTTGCTCGCGATCGGAGCCTACCGCGACAACGAAGTCAGCGCAACTCACCCCTTCATACAAACCCTTGAGAAACTAGAAGAAAATCGCGCGATCGTTCGTCAACTCATCCTCCAACCCCTAAAACTCGAACACGTCAGTCAACTCATTTCCGATACCCTCCACTGTCACCCTGACAACTGTCAGGCAGCTCACTGCCAACCCGAACGTCAAAAACAGCTTATAGAACTACTCTTCCACCAAACTGGTGGAAACCCATTCTTCTTAACTCAACTTCTCCAAACCCTACACGACGAAAAAGTTTTTACCTTTGACTTCAACACAGATTCTTGGCAGTGGGAAATCGAGAAAATACACGCTCTTGGCATCACAAACCAAAATATTGTCGAACTCGTTAATAGAAGCCTCAAAAAACTGTCTCCAAAAACTCAGAACGCCCTAAAATTAAGCGCCTGCATCGGTAATTCTTTCAACTTAGGGACGCTAGCAACAATTTATAAAAAATCCCCAGCAGATACAGCAAAAGAACTCTGGGAAGCCATTCAAGCCGGACTAATTATTCCCCTAAGTGGTGCGAGTAAAACTACATCCATTACCGAAGAAATCAACCTCACGCCGACACGACAGACAACGAACTCTACAGAGCTAACAATTGCCTACAAATTCATTCACGATCGCGTACAGCAAGCAGCCTATTCCTTGATTTCTGACACCGAGAAAACACAACTTCACCTCAAAATCGGTCAACTCCTTCTCGCTGACACCCCCTCTGAAGCAATTGAAGAGAATATTTTTGATATTGTCAATCAACTCAATATTGGAATGCAATTAATTTCCAATTTGACAGAAAAAAACGAACTTGCCAAACTTAACCTTATTGCGGGCAAAAAAGCCAAAGCCTCCAGCGCTTACGAAGCAGCATTAAAATACCTCAGAATTGGCTTGAGTTTGCTATCAGAATTAAGCTGGGAAATGCACTATACCCTTACCTACAATCTTTATATCGAACTTCTAGAAGCAGAATATATTAACACCAATGTTGAAGAATTCTCTCATCTCTCAGAGATTGCCATGTCAAACACTAAAAACATATTAGATAAATCAAAAATATATGAACTCAGGATTTCTCACTATTTCACACAAAATCAGATACAACAATCCTTGGATTCAGGTCTAGAAGCTCTAGATTTACTTGGAATGACAATTCCAAAACACCCAAGCATTCCAAGGATTTTTCTTGAGTTCATGAAAGTAAAGTTTCTCAAAGGACACAAAAAAATTGAAGATTTATCTTCTCTATCAAAAATGAAAGATTCTCATAAAATAAAAGCAATTAATATACTAAAATCTATTATTCCAGCTACATTTACAACCGATCCAAAGCTGTTTCTTTTAGTTACTTTCAAGATGACCTATTTATCACTAAAGCATGGAAATGCAATACTTTCTTGCTGTGGATATAGCTGTCTCGGCTTAGTTTATTGTGCTGTTTTTGCAAATCCAGAAAAAGGATATCGTTATGGAGAATTAAGCTTAAATTTACTCGAAAAATTCCAAACAAAAGAAACGAAATCTTTTTTATATGCAACTTTTAATATGTTTGTTTGTCACTGGAAAGAACCAATTAGTAAAAATCTAGAAGGATTTCTTAAAGGGGTTGAAATCGGTCAAGTTCTAGGAGACATAGAAAACACTTGTCATTGTGCCGTTTTTTATTGCAGTTACTTGTTTTTAAGCGGTAATAGTTTGAAATTTGTTCGTGAAAAGCAGAGTGTTTTAACTGTTATGATTGAGAAATACAAACAAAACTTTCAGCTCAATCAAGCTCAATTGTGGAGCCAAGTAACCTTGAATTTACAAGGAGAATCATCTTGCCCATCTATTTTGTCCGGAGAAAAATTCAACAAAGAAGAGATTTTACCTTTATTGATAGAAACAAAAGACAACATGGGAATTTTTTCCACTCATCTTGCTGAATTATTTTTAGCTTATACATTTAAAGACTATGATCGCGCCTTGAAAAAAGCAACTTTAGCAGAACAACACGAACAAGGTTCAATGGGAACTGCTTATATTCCTGTATTTAAATTTTTCTATTCTCTAGCACTATTAGCTCTATATCCCACCGCTTCAAAACGAGAACAAAAAAAATATCTCAAAAAAGTTACGGCAAATCAGAAACAAATGAAACATTGGGCTAACCATTGTTCGGTTAATTATAAACATAAGTACGAACTTGTTGAAGCAGAAAAAGCAAGAATTTTAGGGCAGACGGAAAAAGCCGCAAAATTGTATGACCGAGCAATTAAGAGTGCAAATAGTTCTGGTTACACCCAGGAGGAAGCACTCGCCAACGAACTTGCAGCAGAGTTTTATTTCTCACGTGGAATGGATAAGTTTGCTCGAATGTACCTGCACGATGCTTATCATGGTTATTTACGCTGGGGAGCGCAGGCAAAAGTAGATGATTTGGAATTAAGGTATCCCGAATGGCTCTTTTTATTCCTTACAGAAGAAACACAAGCAGATGAGGAGATGATATTCCAGAGAACGGCAACGACAACAATGAGTCGAAACGGTTCGAGTGCGTTGGAACTAGCGACAGTAATGAAAGCAACTCAAGCAATCTCAGGAGAAATTGTTCTTGACAAGCTATTAAATCAGTTGATGCAAATTTCGATCGAAAATGCAGGAGCGCAAAAAGGTTTGCTGTTCTTAATTCAGGATAATTCTCTTATTGTTGCGGCTGAAGTAGAAGTGGAACGCGAAGAAGAGATCGACCTACCTTTTATTCCCATATCTATGTATTCAAATGCACCAATCTCTTTGATTAATTACGTGCATCGAACCCAAGAAGAAGTCGTATTAAACCAAGCAACAACAGAAGGACTATTTACAAACGATCCTTATATTACTCAGTACCAACCGCAGTCTATCCTAGGATTGCCAATTTTCTATCAAGGGAAGCTCATCAGTATTCTCTATTTAGAAAATCGTTTGACTCAGGGAGCATTTACGCGCGATCGCTTAGAATTGTTATACCTGCTAGCAACTCAAGCGGCGATCTCTATTGAAAATTCACTTCTCTATACTTCCCTAGAAGAAAAAGTTGCAACTCGAACTCAGGAATTGAATGTAAAAAATAAACATCTCGAACAAACTCTCTCAGAATTACAACAGACGCAACTTCAACTGATTCAAAGCGAAAAAATGTCCAGTTTGGGTCAACTGGTTGCAGGAATTGCTCACGAAGTGAATAATCCCGTTAATTTTATCTATGGGAATCTCACTCATGTTGATGAATATACGCGAGATTTACTCAACCTTGTTGACCTTTACCAACAGTACTATTCTCAACCCATTGAAGAGATTCAAGACGAGATAGAAGAAATGGAGTTAGAGTTTTTGGTTGAAGATTTACCAAAAGTTCTCAATTCCATGAAAATTGGTGCTACTCGGATTAAAGAAATTGTACAATCTTTGCGAAACTTCTCTCGCTTGGATGAATCGGAGATGAAAGCAGTTGATATCCATGAAGGATTGGAAAGTACGCTCCTAATTTTGCGAAGTCGTTTGAAAACTAAACCCAGTCATCTAACGATTGAAGTTATTCAAGAGTACGATGAACTTCCTCTCGTGGAGTGTTACGCAGGAGCGTTGAATCAAGTTTTTCTAAATGTGTTGATCAATGCAATTGATGCTTTAGAAGAAGCAATAGTGCAATCTGAAATTCCCAATCCACAGATTCGGATTTGTACTGAGGTAGTGAATGATAACCAAATCACCATCCGAATTGCTGATAATGGTATTGGGATGACAGAAGAAGTCAAACGAAAATTGTTCGACCCCTTCTTTACTACCAAACCCATAGGTCAAGGAACGGGAATGGGAATGTCAATTAGCTACAAAATTGTGGTTGAGAAACATTGTGGGAAGTTTAAGTGCATTTCCACTCCCAGTCAAGGTACAGAATTTGTGATTCAGATACCAATTCAACAACATCTTTAA
- a CDS encoding class I SAM-dependent methyltransferase, which translates to MMQAIETKPTAKPIGAYLVEAGLITLDQVDIALSEQKENTMRFGEIISHRGWVRQETIEYMLKKVILPERQLEEDIDLAERPDINIASAWENYWSKTYNLSNPILWDSNAEKAAALDLPRFKDLMSPQLPLIDMACGNGTQTRFLADHFPRLIGVDVAQSAVEMAQKHNSAPNIEYRTLDALKPEQATALHVEIGDANIYMRTGFHHISPEHRDRFAQSLKILLGKTGILYLIELGAGATDYLNSLIELYGEPPRELALVIEHGIRPGDITEEKIKDFFPDCEILDSGEDFLYSDADLQLLEGGFKIPTFYAVIKHK; encoded by the coding sequence ATGATGCAAGCGATTGAAACTAAACCAACTGCAAAGCCGATAGGAGCATACTTAGTAGAGGCAGGTCTAATTACACTCGATCAAGTAGACATAGCGCTAAGTGAACAAAAAGAAAACACAATGCGTTTTGGTGAAATTATCTCGCATAGGGGTTGGGTGAGACAAGAAACCATTGAGTATATGCTCAAAAAAGTCATTCTGCCAGAGCGACAGTTGGAGGAAGATATCGATCTAGCGGAAAGACCAGATATTAACATTGCTTCTGCTTGGGAAAACTATTGGAGTAAAACCTACAACTTGTCTAACCCTATTTTGTGGGATAGCAATGCCGAAAAAGCTGCTGCTTTAGACTTGCCTCGTTTTAAAGACTTAATGTCTCCCCAATTACCACTCATTGATATGGCGTGTGGCAACGGTACCCAAACCCGTTTTCTAGCAGATCATTTTCCTCGACTGATTGGTGTTGATGTAGCACAAAGCGCTGTAGAAATGGCGCAGAAACATAATAGCGCTCCTAATATTGAGTACCGTACTCTCGATGCTCTCAAGCCAGAACAAGCCACTGCTCTTCATGTTGAAATTGGCGATGCGAATATTTATATGAGGACAGGGTTTCACCACATTTCTCCAGAGCATCGCGATCGCTTTGCACAATCCCTGAAAATTCTTTTAGGCAAAACAGGGATTCTTTACTTAATCGAATTAGGTGCTGGCGCAACAGACTATTTAAACTCGCTTATTGAGTTATACGGGGAACCTCCTCGCGAACTAGCGCTTGTAATCGAGCATGGTATCAGACCAGGCGATATCACAGAAGAGAAGATAAAAGACTTCTTTCCCGATTGTGAAATATTAGATTCTGGAGAAGATTTTCTGTATAGCGATGCTGATTTGCAGTTGCTTGAGGGAGGTTTTAAAATCCCTACTTTTTATGCTGTTATCAAGCACAAGTAA
- a CDS encoding thioredoxin family protein, with protein sequence MSDNLTQPQGTVGKRIRNSLIAFAAIALSVSLFLGLQTPTESASLDGQAESAVPLEVALNNGKPTLMEFYANWCTSCQAMAKDLQELKQDYGSDVNFVMLNVDNSKWLPEILRYRVDGIPHFVYLNRQGDAIAQTLGEQPHSVLQADLEALIANAPLPYANATGKTSEFNAQGQSPSSSDPRSHGAQVQ encoded by the coding sequence ATGTCAGACAATTTAACTCAACCCCAAGGAACTGTCGGGAAGCGCATCAGAAATAGTTTAATTGCCTTCGCCGCGATCGCGCTTAGTGTTTCTCTGTTTTTAGGTTTGCAAACTCCCACCGAATCCGCATCCCTCGACGGACAAGCAGAAAGTGCCGTTCCCCTAGAAGTGGCGCTGAATAACGGGAAGCCGACGCTGATGGAATTTTACGCCAATTGGTGTACGAGTTGTCAGGCAATGGCGAAGGATTTGCAAGAATTGAAGCAAGACTATGGCAGCGATGTGAATTTTGTCATGCTCAATGTCGATAACAGTAAATGGTTGCCGGAAATTCTGCGCTATCGGGTGGATGGAATTCCTCATTTTGTTTATCTCAATCGCCAAGGGGACGCGATCGCGCAAACCCTCGGAGAGCAACCCCATTCCGTTCTACAGGCGGATTTAGAGGCGCTGATTGCCAATGCACCTCTTCCCTATGCCAATGCAACGGGAAAAACCTCGGAATTTAACGCTCAAGGTCAATCTCCCTCCTCAAGCGATCCCCGCAGTCACGGCGCGCAGGTTCAATAA